The following nucleotide sequence is from Nocardioides eburneiflavus.
CCGGCCAGCACCCCACGCCGGCGCTGCGCGCGACGGCGGACGCGGGAGCCGCGGCAGTCCTGCTGGCGGAGGGGAGGCTCGACGAGGCCGCCACCGCCGCCGATCGGGCCCACACACTGTTCGCGGGCATCGACCTCTCCTACGAGGCGGCCAGGGCTTCGGAGCTCCTCGGCCGGATCCACCACGCGCAGGGGAACGTGAGCGGGGCGCGCGTCGAGGAGGCCGACGCCCTGGCGGCGTACGAGCAGATCGGGGCCGTGGTCGACGCCGAGCGCGCCCGGGGCCTGCTCGCGACCCACGCCTGACGACGCCCGGTCTCCGCCGGAGGCCACGCACCACACGTGTGCGAGATGTTGCCCCTCGCGGAGCCGAGCGAGGGCATCGTCCGGGACACGTGTCCGCGTTGCCATCGCGCCGGTCGACACGACCTCAGGCCTGCGCGGGCCAGAGGGAGTGGTAGGCGTTGATCGCCGGCTGGCCGCCGAGGTGGGAGTAGAGCACGTGGGAGTCGGCCGGGATCTCGCGCGACTCGACGAGGTCGACGAGCCCGGCGAGCGACTTCCCCTCGTAGACCGGGTCGGTGATCATCGCCTCGAGCTGCGCGCCGAGGGCCATCGCCTCCATCGTGGAGTCGACCGGGAGCCCGTACAGCTCGCCGGCCCAGCCCTCGAGCACCGTGATCTCGTCGTCGCGCAGGTCCCGGCCGAGCTCGATCAGCTCGGCGGTGTGGCGCGCGATGCGGGCCACCTGGTCGCGGGTCTTCTCGATCGTCGCGCTGGCGTCGATGCCGAGCACGCGGCGGCGTACGCCGGTGAGGTCCTCGAGCGCGGCGAACCCGGCGATCATCCCGGCGTGGGTGGAGCCGGTGACGGTGCAGACGACGATGGTGTCGAAGGTGAGACCGACCGCCTTCTCCTGCTCGGCGACCTCGAAGGCCCAGCTCGCGAACCCGAGGCCGCCGAGCCGGTGCTCGCTCGCGCCGGCCGGGATGGCGTACGGCGTGCCGCCCGCCTCCTCCACCTCACGGATCGCGTCCTTCCACGAGTCGCGGATGCCGATGTCGAAGCCGTGCGGGTCCAGGCGCGAGTCGGCGCCCATCATCCGGCTGAGCAGGATGTTGCCGACCTGGGTGTTGGTCGGGTCGTCCCACGGCACCCACTTCTCCTGGACGAGGCGGCACTTCAGCCCGAGGTGCGCGGCGACGGCCGCGACCTGCCGCGTGTGGTTGGACTGGTAGCCGCCGATCGAGACGAGCGTGTCGGCCCCGCTGGCGAGCACGTCGGGGACGATGTACTCGAGCTTGCGGACCTTGTTGCCGCCGAAGGCGAGACCACTGTTGACGTCCTCGCGCTTGGCCCACACCTGCGCGCCGCCGCCGCGGGCGGCGAGGTGGTCGCTGAGCCGCCGCAGGTGGTGGACGGGGGAGGGCCCGAAGGTGAGCGGGTGGCGGGGGAACTGCTCGAGGATCACGGGGTCTCCTGCTGGTCGGGCCGGGGGTCGGGCCGGGGGTCGGGCCGGGGGTCGGGCCGGGGGTCGGGCTGGGGGTCGGGCTGGGGGTCGGGGATCAGGTCGGCGAGGTTCTGCCAGGTGCGGAAGGCGACCTCGGCCGCGGCGTCGGCGTCGCGTGCGGCGCAGGCCTCGACGAGCCGGTCGTGGAGCGTGACGGACTCGGCTGCCGCGTGCGAGGCGAACCGGCGTCGCTCGAGCCGGCGTACGACAGGGGTGAGCTGGGTGAGCACCGTCGCGACCGCGCGGTTGTCCGCCACGTCGACCGCGACGGCGTGGAAGTCGTCGTCGGCGGACAACGCCGCGGCGGTGTCGCGAGCCTCGACCGCGTCGGCGAACCGGACGTTGGCCGCGCGCATCCGGTCGAGGTCGTCCTCGGTGAGCCGCGCGACCGCCTCCGACACCGCGAGCCGGTGCATGGCGACCACGACGGCGTGCGCCTGGCGGACCTCGTCGAGGTCGATCTCGGCGACCACGGTGGAGCGGCCGGGGGCCGCCCTGACCAACCCGGTCTCCCCGAGCCGGAGCAGCGCCTCGCGCACAGGCGTACGGCTCACGCCGAGCCACGCCGCGAGCTCGGTGTCGCGGACGACCTCGCCCGGCGCCAGGGTGCCGTCGACGATCGCGTCGCGCAGCCGGTCGTGGACCGTGTCGCGCAGCAGCGACGTGCGGAGCGGGGTGGGGGAGGCGGGCACCGGCATGCAATATATTGCACATCGCAAGCGCCGACCCGTCAAGTGGTAGTTCACCGGGATGTGGTGGTGAACCGAGGCCGTGGGCGACCGTTTCCCGGTGGACTACCTCGGGGTCGGGCCCCGGGAACAACCCGAGTGGTTGAGCGTTGAACCAGTCATGAAGAAGATCGGGTTCCTGAACTTCGGCCACTGGACCGACTCGCCGCACTCCCAGGTGCGCTCGGCGTCGGACACCCTGCTCCAGTCGATCGACCTCGCGGTCGCGGCGGAGGAGCTCGGCGCCGACGGGGCGTACTTCCGGGTGCACCACTTCGCCCGCCAGCTCGCCTCGCCGTTCCCGCTGCTCGCCGCCGTCGGCGCGCGCACCAGCCGGATCGAGATCGGCACCGGTGTGATCGACATGCGCTACGAGAACCCGCTGTACATGGCCGAGGACGCCGGCTCCGCCGACCTCATCTCCGGCGGCCGGCTCCAGCTCGGCATCAGCCGGGGATCACCGGAGCAGGTCATCGAGGGGTGGCGCTACTTCGGGTACGCCCCGGCGGAGGGCGAGGACCAGGCCGACATGGCCCGGCGGCACACCGAGGTGCTGCTCCAGGTGCTCGAGGGCGAGGGGTTCGCCCAGCCCAACCCGCGCCCGATGTTCCCCAACCCGCCCGGACTGCTCCGCATCGAGCCGCACTCGCCCGGCCTGCGCGAGCGCATCTGGTGGGGCGCCGCCTCCGACGCCACGGCACGCTGGGCGGCCGAGAAGGGCATGCACCTGATGAGCTCGACGCTGAAGGCCGACGAGACGGGCGAGCCGTTCCACGTCCAGCAGCGCAAGCAGATCGAGGTCTACCGGGAGGCGTGGATGGAGGCCGGCCACGAGGGCGAGCCGCGCGTGTCGGTCAGCCGGTCGATCATGCCGATCACCACCGACATGGACCGGGCCTACTTCGGCCACGAGGGCTCGAGCTCGGACCAGTTCGGGCAGATCGAGGCCAACCTGCGCGCGGTCTTCGGCAAGACGTACGCCGCCGAGCCGGATGTGCTGGTCAAGGAGCTGGCCGACGACGAGGCCGTCGCGGCCGCCGACACCCTGCTGCTGACAGTGCCCAACCAGCTGGGAGTGGACTACAACGCCCACATCCTGGAGTCGGTGCTCACCGACGTGGCACCGGACCTCGGCTGGCGCTGAAGGGCATCCCCCACCCGGCGTCGAACCAGTCGCCCAACCACTGTCGCATCATCGTGATCTCGCGGGCCTGCTCGTCGCGGATGTCGACCGCCAGCCGCTCCACGGCCGGGTGGTCGGCGAGGTCGCGGACGATCAGCTGCTGCGACATCATCACCGCCCCCATGTGGTGGCCGATCATGTCGGACAGGAAGGCCTCGTCGAGCTCGTCGCCGGAGAGTCCGGCGAGGTCGCGCATCATCGGTTCGTAGTCGACCTCGTGCGAGCGGTCGGCGTACCACTCGTCGAGCCACGCCTGCATCTGCTCGACCTGGGCGGACTGGCTCTCGACGATCCTGGCGCCGAAGGCGCGCATCTCGGGGCGCTCCGAGCGGGCCAGCTCGCCGGCCGCGTCGATCGCCTCCTCGTGGTGGGCGATCATCTCGGCGAGGAACGCGTGCTCGCTGTCCACCCACGCGTGCGACATGTGGCCGGCCGGTCCCATCGCCCCCGCGCGGCTCATGTGCTGGCGCGTCATGTGCTGGCCGGGCCACCACGAGCCGTCGTCCTGACCGGTCATGGCGACGGCGGTCGTGGCGCTGCCGAGCGCGAGGGCGACCACCGCCAGGCCTGCTGCAGCTCGTCGTCTCATCGCCCCCAGCTCCTCGCCTCCCAGCCTGCGCGAGGCGGGGGCGGGGTGACAGGGCCGAGGGGCCCCCGCTCGCGGGGCGAAAGGCCCCGGTCACGGAGCGGCCGCGCGCAGCTTGTCCAGCAGCGGACCGGCCGCCTCGGCGAGGAACCGGTCCTGGCCCTCGTCGCCGACCTGCACGAGCGCGACGTCGGTGAACCCGGCCTCCCAGTAGGCGGAGACCGCGTCGAGGACCTTGTCCAGGTCGGGGCCGCACGGGATCGAGTCCGCCACGTCCTCCGGCCGGACGTACGTCGTGGCGCCTGCGAAGCCGGCCGGGGTCGGCAGGTCGGCGTTGACCGACCAGCCGCCGCCGAACCAGCGGAACTGCTCGTGAGCGCGGGCGACGGCGACGTCCGCGTCGGGGTCCCAGCAGATCGGGATCTGGCCGATCGCACGGGCGTCCTTCCCGATGCGGGGTGCGCCCTCGACGGAGTTCCACGACTCGACGATCTCCGCCTTCGGCTCGACGGCGACCAGGTGGTCGGCGAGCGGCGCGAAACGCGCGATCGCGCGGTCGCCGGCGACCGCGACGCCGAGGTCGACCCCCTGCGCGGGGACGTCCCAGATGCGGGCCGATTCGACCTGGTAGAAGTCGCCGCGGTGGTCGACGAGCTCGCCGGTGTGGAGGGCGCGGATCACCTCGATGGCCTCGGCCAGCATGTCCTGCCGCTCGGCGATCGCCGGCCAGCCCTCGCCGACGACGTGCTCGTTGAGGTTCTCGCCGCTGCCCAGACCCAGGGTGAAGCGGCCCTCCGCGAGGATCTGGAGGGTCGCGGCCTTCTGCGCCACCACGGCGGGGTGGTAGCGCAGCGTCGGGCACGTCACGTAGGTCATCAGGCCCACGCGCTCGGTCGCCTGCGCGATGGCGCCGAGGGTCGCCCACGCGTACGGCGCGTGCCCCTGCTCGGTCAGCCAGGGGGAGTAGTGGTCGCTCATCACCTCGAAGTCGAAGCCGGCCTGCTCGGCGGCGACGGCGTACTTCACGAGCTCCCGCGGGCCGCTCTGCTCGGTCATCAGGGTGTATCCGAAGCGGGTCATTCCTCGACCGTAGCCAGCACCCGCGCAGGTGAGCCCATCCCTTCGGACCAGTGGTTGGGTGGTGGACATGGACATGGATGACACCAAGGGCAGCGACCCCAACACCGAGCAGACCGACCAGGACGGCAACGAGGGCCAGGTCTCCGAGACCGCCTCCGAGTTCGGCGAGGAGATCAGCTCGGGCGACTCCGTCGCCGGTCAGCCCGACCCGCACCCCGGCGAGGTCGACGAGGGCGCCCAAGGCCCCAACGCGGTCCCCGACGACCCGACGGGCGAGCACCCGCACAAGCCCTGACGCGGTAGAACAGTCCGCATGAGCAAGCCAGTCATCGTCGTCGTCGGAGCCGGACCGGGTGTCAGTGGATCGGTGGCGCGTCGCTTCGCCGACGAGGGCTACGACGTCGGGTTGCTCGGCCAGGACCAGGAGGTCCTCGACGACCTCGTGCCCGACCTCGAGGCTCGGGGCGCCACCGTCGGCCACGCGGTCGCCGACGTCACCGACGCGCAGGCCGCGCGCGACGCCGTACGCCGCTTCGGCGAGCACACCGGCCGCATCGACGTGCTGCACTTCAACCCCAGCGCCTTCCGCGAGAAGGACCCGCTCGCCCTCACCGTCGAGGAGCTGCTGGAGGACGTCGCCCTCGGGGTGGGTGCCCTGCTGACCGTCGTGCAGGCGGCCCGTCCCTTCATGTCCTCCGGCGGGCGGGTGAGCGTCACGGGCAGCATGGCGGCTGACGAGCCGTGGGAGGGCGCGGCGTCGCTTGGCGTGCAGAAGGCGGGCGTGCGCAACCTCGTGCACAGCCTCGACAAGACGCTGGCGCCCGACGGCATCCGGGCGGTCTCGGTCACCGTCCGGGGCGCGCTGTCGCGCGAGGGGGCGTTCACGCCGGACCGGGTGGCCGAGGCCATCTGGGCCGCGGTCGCCCGCGACGAGGACGGGTGGACCAGCGAGGTGCCCTACCGCGGCCAGTGACGGGGCGTCAGCGCTTGCGGCCCCAGACGAGGTAGGCGATCGGCCCGAACGGCTGCACCGACAGCGCCGGTCCCCACAGCAGCTTGGGCCCGCGGACCAGCTCGGCGGGGCGCTGCTTCAGGTCCTTGGCGCACCACGCCGTGACGGCGATCTCCACGATCCCGGCCACGGCGACGATCTTCTTCTGCGTGGGCGTCATGTCGCCCCAGGACTTCTTCTGTGCCATGGCCGCACCGTACCCACCGGGGTCCGTGCTCACGCGCCGCGGAGCCCGTTGAGCAGGAACCAGAAGACGACCACGCCGACGAACGCCGCCAGGAGGCCCCACCACGCCCCGGTGAGGGCGCGACGGCCGGTGCTCGCGCCCTCGCGCGCCATGCCCGGGAGCCCGATCGTCACGGCGGCGCCGAGGACGACCATGACGAACAGCTGCACCGGCACGATCCAGTTCTCGGTGCCCGGGTCGTCGAGGACGTACGCCGACGCCGGCAGGCTGAGCATGCCGAGGACGACCAGGACGACGGTCCCGACGACACGCTGCGCTGACCGGCTCATGCTCCGACGCTAGCGCCGCACGAGCGGTGGGTCAGCGACATTCCGTGGACCCCGACAGTGGTCTGGACACCGCCCGTCGGCGCGGCGCCGTACGACACGCCGGCGGGCGGTGGCCCAGCCACATCCCGTGAACGTGGAATGTGGCTGGCTCACCGCTCCCGGGGCAGGGGGTGGACGCTAGCGTTCAGGCCCGCCCGCCGTCC
It contains:
- a CDS encoding TIGR03557 family F420-dependent LLM class oxidoreductase, with product MTRFGYTLMTEQSGPRELVKYAVAAEQAGFDFEVMSDHYSPWLTEQGHAPYAWATLGAIAQATERVGLMTYVTCPTLRYHPAVVAQKAATLQILAEGRFTLGLGSGENLNEHVVGEGWPAIAERQDMLAEAIEVIRALHTGELVDHRGDFYQVESARIWDVPAQGVDLGVAVAGDRAIARFAPLADHLVAVEPKAEIVESWNSVEGAPRIGKDARAIGQIPICWDPDADVAVARAHEQFRWFGGGWSVNADLPTPAGFAGATTYVRPEDVADSIPCGPDLDKVLDAVSAYWEAGFTDVALVQVGDEGQDRFLAEAAGPLLDKLRAAAP
- a CDS encoding 1-aminocyclopropane-1-carboxylate deaminase, yielding MILEQFPRHPLTFGPSPVHHLRRLSDHLAARGGGAQVWAKREDVNSGLAFGGNKVRKLEYIVPDVLASGADTLVSIGGYQSNHTRQVAAVAAHLGLKCRLVQEKWVPWDDPTNTQVGNILLSRMMGADSRLDPHGFDIGIRDSWKDAIREVEEAGGTPYAIPAGASEHRLGGLGFASWAFEVAEQEKAVGLTFDTIVVCTVTGSTHAGMIAGFAALEDLTGVRRRVLGIDASATIEKTRDQVARIARHTAELIELGRDLRDDEITVLEGWAGELYGLPVDSTMEAMALGAQLEAMITDPVYEGKSLAGLVDLVESREIPADSHVLYSHLGGQPAINAYHSLWPAQA
- a CDS encoding DUF305 domain-containing protein — encoded protein: MRRRAAAGLAVVALALGSATTAVAMTGQDDGSWWPGQHMTRQHMSRAGAMGPAGHMSHAWVDSEHAFLAEMIAHHEEAIDAAGELARSERPEMRAFGARIVESQSAQVEQMQAWLDEWYADRSHEVDYEPMMRDLAGLSGDELDEAFLSDMIGHHMGAVMMSQQLIVRDLADHPAVERLAVDIRDEQAREITMMRQWLGDWFDAGWGMPFSASRGPVPRR
- a CDS encoding GntR family transcriptional regulator; amino-acid sequence: MPVPASPTPLRTSLLRDTVHDRLRDAIVDGTLAPGEVVRDTELAAWLGVSRTPVREALLRLGETGLVRAAPGRSTVVAEIDLDEVRQAHAVVVAMHRLAVSEAVARLTEDDLDRMRAANVRFADAVEARDTAAALSADDDFHAVAVDVADNRAVATVLTQLTPVVRRLERRRFASHAAAESVTLHDRLVEACAARDADAAAEVAFRTWQNLADLIPDPQPDPQPDPRPDPRPDPRPDPRPDQQETP
- a CDS encoding LLM class flavin-dependent oxidoreductase → MKKIGFLNFGHWTDSPHSQVRSASDTLLQSIDLAVAAEELGADGAYFRVHHFARQLASPFPLLAAVGARTSRIEIGTGVIDMRYENPLYMAEDAGSADLISGGRLQLGISRGSPEQVIEGWRYFGYAPAEGEDQADMARRHTEVLLQVLEGEGFAQPNPRPMFPNPPGLLRIEPHSPGLRERIWWGAASDATARWAAEKGMHLMSSTLKADETGEPFHVQQRKQIEVYREAWMEAGHEGEPRVSVSRSIMPITTDMDRAYFGHEGSSSDQFGQIEANLRAVFGKTYAAEPDVLVKELADDEAVAAADTLLLTVPNQLGVDYNAHILESVLTDVAPDLGWR
- a CDS encoding SDR family oxidoreductase; protein product: MSKPVIVVVGAGPGVSGSVARRFADEGYDVGLLGQDQEVLDDLVPDLEARGATVGHAVADVTDAQAARDAVRRFGEHTGRIDVLHFNPSAFREKDPLALTVEELLEDVALGVGALLTVVQAARPFMSSGGRVSVTGSMAADEPWEGAASLGVQKAGVRNLVHSLDKTLAPDGIRAVSVTVRGALSREGAFTPDRVAEAIWAAVARDEDGWTSEVPYRGQ